One window of Marmota flaviventris isolate mMarFla1 chromosome 5, mMarFla1.hap1, whole genome shotgun sequence genomic DNA carries:
- the C5H1orf35 gene encoding multiple myeloma tumor-associated protein 2, with amino-acid sequence MFGSSRGGVRGGQDQFNWEDVKTDKQRENYLGNSLMAPVGRWQKGRDLTWYAKDRAPREGPSREEELAAVREAEREALLAALGYKNVRKQPTGLSKEDFVEICKREGGDPEEKGVDRLLGLGSASGSAGRVALSREDKEAAKLGLSVFTHHRVDSSSPGTCPASKRRPRAEEEAEPSTESHKKSKKEKKKKKKKKHKKQKMKKDKESKKEADASSSSPSPVRSGRQRHDSDSSSPCCKRRKRGHSRDSGRNPSYRRQDRGSDA; translated from the exons ATGTTCGGCTCCAGCCGTGGGGGCGTTCGCGGCGGACAGGACCAGTTCAACTGGGAGGACGTGAAGACCGACAAGCAGAGGGAGAACTACTTGGGCAACTCGCTGATGGCGCCCGTGGGCCGCTGGCAGAAGGGCCGCGACCTCACCTGGTACGCCAAGGATCGTGCACCGCGCGAAGGACCGAGCCGTGAGGAGGAGCTGGCGGCCGTGCGAGAGGCGGAGCGCGAGGCGCTGCTCGCCGCCCT TGGCTACAAGAACGTGAGGAAACAGCCCACAGGCCTGAGCAAGGAG GACTTCGTGGAGATCTGCAAGCGGGAGGGAGGCGACCCCGAGGAGAAGGGTGTGGACCGGCTGCTGGGGCTGGGCAGCGCCAG TGGTTCCGCCGGCCGCGTGGCACTGTCCCGGGAGGACAAGGAGGCTGCCAAGCTGGGGCTGTCGGTGTTCACG CATCACCGCGTGGACAGCAGCAGCCCGGGCACCTGTCCAGCTTCCAAGAGGAGGCCACGCGCAGAGGAGGAGGCTGAGCCGAG caCCGAGAGCCACAAGAAAagcaagaaggagaagaaaaaaaagaaaaagaaaaaacataagaaaCAGAAGATGAAGAAAGACAAGGAGTCCAAGAAAGAGGCTGATGCCTCTTCCTCATCCCCTTCTCCTGTTCG ATCTGGGCGCCAAAGGCATGATTCTGACTCCTCTTCCCCTTGCTGCAAGAGGAGGAAGCGGGGACATAGCAGGGACAGTGGAAGGAACCCATCCTACAGACGTCAGGACCGAGGCTCTGATGCTTGA